One Algoriphagus sp. Y33 genomic window, TTGTTGCTTTTTGGCCAATGTGTTGATTTTCCCGATCATGAATTTCTTTTTCGATGTAATCAACCGGTATTTTTTGAAGTGGTATTATTACAAGAAGGCTGCGATTTTTGTAGGCCGCCGCGCAAAGGCGGGAGCAGGGAAAAACGTTAAGAAATATGGTTTTTGGGGTCTGATGGTTTTCGTGGCTATGCCTTTTCCCGGAACCGGGGTTTATGTGGGAACTATTGCTGCATATCTTTTTGGACTAGAGCGGAAAAAAGCATTCTTTGCAAATGCCATCGGTATATTCATATCATGCGTAATTGTTTGGGTTGCTACTTTGACCGCCATGCAGGGATTTAACAATTGAAGTGTTGGATCAGCTCATTTGGAGCTCAATCAGTATAGGCATATCCCATTCAAAACAGGAATGAAATATTGGGGTGGGATTTACCATGGGTGATTGATAAATTTTAGAATTTATCCAGGAGGAAAAGGGATACAATAAAATGCCGTAGTCATGGCCGGTATCAAAAAAGGGAATGGTGTGGAAGTGAGTTTTTTTGTTGGAGACAATTCCGGCTACGGTTTTTTAAGCAATTTACTTCGTCTAGATAGACAGGCTGCATTGAGCGTTAGAAATGCTGGCATCAATCAATAACCCCATGCTTTTTGAGTAAGAATGTGGCATTCTTACTGGTGGTAATGCCCTTTTTCAATTTAAAATCATAAATCACCTCGTTATTTACCACCTCGCTTTCAAAACAATAATTGCTGAAAATGTCTTTGTGTTGATCTGCCAAGACTCCCATTTTTGAATCGTGTGTAGCAAAAAGCAGCATGCAGTTCAATTTTGAAAACTTGATTGCCAGAGAAATTGACCCACTGAGCTTATCTTCAGAATTTGTTCCCTTGAGGGTCTCGTCCAATAAAACTAACCCCCAATTTTCTTCAGTGATATTTTTTTGAATTTCCGAAAGCCTTAATACTTCTGCGTAGAAAAATGATTTTTGCTCATTTAGAGAATCAACTGTTTTGATTGATGTAAATAAATTGCCCAGCGAAGTTTCAAAACGGGACGCAAAAACAGGAGCCCCGATATGAACTAACACAAAATTAATCCCAATGCTACGTAAAAACGTGCTTTTCCCGGACATATTAGAGCCTGTTACGATATTGATTTTAGCTTCTTGATGAAAATCATTGGTTACACAGTTTTCCTTAGGGACAAATGGATGACCCAATTGATTAAAGTTCAAAATCCCGGGCTTGTCGGCTACTAAAGGAAACGTATAGGTGGGATTGTTGAATTTGAAAAATGCGATAGAAATCAGTTCTTCTATTTGACAAATAGATAAAACCAAGTTCCCAAAATCAATGGGGTTCTCTGACTTAAGATTTTCTGTTTTTCGAATCACATGGATATCCAATAAGAAAAAGCCATTGGTTATAAAATTGGAGGATTTTTGAAAATTTAGTATAGAGGTCAACTTTGCTAAAGAAGTGCTATTCCTTTTACAATCTAGAGATAAGTTTTTAAGCTGCCCACCTTCAAAGCTAAACTTATTGAGGTGATCGGACAGCTCCTGATATTTCTTAATTATGGAAATACTGGTATCACGGGACAGTATTTTGTCCGATTTTTTTTGCTTTACCCAATAGTTTATCATCAAATTAATTACAAATAAAATTATCCAATAGTGATGGGGTATTACCTGATTTATAGCTGATACCAAAGCCATAATAGTTCCTAGGGATAATGCTATTGAGGAAAATGTTAAGCTTACCCCAACTTTTTTTGTTCGATTCTTGAGTGCCTGATCGAGTGAGTTTACTTCCGGTTGGGTTTCAAAATATTGTAATGCAATAGCATTAAACACTACACATAAGGATACCTTTTGGGACAGCTCTTCAATTGATTTTTGTCTTTTATAAATGTGGTTCCGGTCATTGCTAAGTTTGGTGACTGAATCAATCAATATACTTTCCGAAATCTGTGATGATGTCCGATTTAATCGGGAGTATAAAGAATTATCTCCCAATACATCTAAGTCAAAAGCGAAAGGATGGCCTTTTTCAATTCTATTAACTGATAATTTTAATGAGGGAATATCATTATTAATTATTTTCAATTCCCTTTGGGCTATACTGTCTACATTTTTGAAAAATTCGCTTTTGTTTTGAAATTTTCTATAGGCCTTTATTGAAAAAATGAAGGCGAAAAGACCAATTGCAGAAAAATAAATATAGCTACCTGACTTATTGAATGAAAGAACCAAACATGTCAAGAATCCGGCAAAAAAGAAAAGTCTCAAGAGTTGAATAATGAAAAGATTTTTCTTGCTATCCTGAAGATTAATCCTATTTGATTGAATTAGATTATGATAAAAATCTGATACCATTTTTTAAGAATAAATAGTTGATTTATTGTGACTAAGGTTTAGTAAGATATAGTTGTTTCCTTGCTTATAAAATAATATATCTTTTGAATGTGATTTCAATGAACCTATGTTTTTTTGATTTTTTTGGAAATGAGCCCAATGTTTAGAATGTATGTGCAAAAGCGGATTAGAGGTGTTTTCCTGCCCATTTAGTGCAATGTTCTTGCATACACCACCTCATCCATTTACTCTACATACATTTTGTGTATGTAGAGTAAATGGATATAGGGCAAAAAATTCAGCCGTCCTACCGGATGAAATGACTGTACCGGAGACTTGTTTTACTGATCTGTAAACTTTTTTTAAGACTAGCCAGTGATATTACTTGGGAAGATGAGCTATGAGTTCCACCTCTAATTTGGCACTTTCCATATATAATCTGTCAACTTGCACCCAAGTCGCAGCGGGAAAATCATTTTTGTAGTATTTCTTGCGGGCTTGGTTATATTTTTTCATCGTTTCAATATCAGTTGTATATAGATTTTCTTTAACGACATTTTGGAAAGTTGCACCGTAATTTTTTAGTGATGATTCCAATGCGCTATAGACTCCTTCAATTCCTTTAGGGGTTAGTTCAGTTGTTACGGCACCTGAAATATAAAGTATGTTGTCCACTTTTATTACTTGAGCGTAGCCCGCTATCGTATCTTGTTCCGTGTTATTCCAGTGCCACTTGTCTTTTTTGATATTGGATTGTGCCATTCCCAGGTTACTGAGTAAAATGGCAAATAGGATTAAGAAGGTTTCAGGTTTCATATTTATTTGATTTATAGATGGTTATAGTAATATTCCCGGTTTTTCACAAAATAGTTAACGTTTTATTGAATTTGAAGATGGATTACTCGTAATCCGGATGACTTAAAACCTTTTGTATTCACTAGTTACAATGGATTTAGCAGAAATTCAGCTATTTTTCCCGCTTTTCCATTGAATCATTTTCGCCTTCCTTCCGTTATTTCCACCCTTGCCTTTCGACTTACTCAAGTATGAGTTCCAAAATCTTCATTTGGGAATGGCGACGGGCAAAAGTATCTTTGTAACCTATCCATTAAAACCGAACTATTTTGGCAAATAAAACTGTAAAAGTGGGCTTAGTCCAGTTGAGTTGCTCTCCGGATGTGTCCGAAAATATGACTAAAACCATCGCCGGTGTACGTGAGGCTGCGGCCAAAGGAGCACAGGTGGTAATACTTCAGGAGCTTTTCCGCTCTTTATATTTTTGTGATGTGGAAGATTACGAAAACTTCAAGCTTGCTGAAGTGATTCCCGGTCCGTCCACGGAAATACTCGGTGATCTGTCCAAAGAACTTGGCGTTGTGATCGTTGCTTCTCTTTTTGAGAAAAGAGCTGAAGGATTGTACCATAACACCACGGCAGTTTTGGATGCAGATGGAGCCTATTTGGGCAAGTACAGAAAAATGCATATTCCGGATGATCCAGGGTATTATGAGAAGTTTTACTTTACTCCGGGCGATTTGGGCTATAAAGTTTTTCACACCAAATTCGGAAACATCGGCGTGCTGATCTGTTGGGATCAGTGGTATCCCGAAGCCGCAAGAATCACTGCGCTGAAAGGAGCTGATTTCTTGGTGTATCCTACAGCTATTGGCTGGCACAAGGATCAAGCCCCTGATGTCAATGATGAGCAGTACGGAGCTTGGCAGACCATACAGCGTTCTCATGCTGTAGCAAATGGCATTCCTGTGATATCGGTGAATCGTTGTGGAAATGAGGGAGATATGAAATTCTGGGGAGGTTCTTTTGTTGCCAATCCTTTTGGCAGAGTTATTTTTAAGGCAAGTCATGATGAAGAGCAAATCCATGTGGAGGAACTCGATTTTGCCAAATCTGATCAGTACCGTACGCACTGGCCTTTTTTGAGAGACCGTCGCATAGATTCTTATCAGCCGATTACCAAACGATTCCTTGACGAAGAATAGACCCTTATGACAGATATCTTTGCATTGGCCACATCGGTAGAGAAAACCCCCGCTGAGTTGGGCTACTATTTCCCCGCAGAATTTGCATGGCATACAGCTACCTGGTTGAGTTGGCCGCATAAGGAAGGTTCTTGGCCGGGGAAACTAGAGACCATCTTTGCTCCATATTCAGAGTTTATCAAATACGTGGCTCTTGGCGAAATCGTAAATATCAACGTGTCGGATCAGGCCATGAAGGATTTTGCGCTACTTCATTTGGAGCAGGCAGGAGTGAACTTGGCTAATATTTGTTTTCACTTTTTCCCTACCAATGATGCATGGTGTAGAGACCATGGCCCTGCTTTCCTGATCAATCCGGATGCTGAGGTAAAGAAAGTATTGGTGAAATGGAATTATAATGCCTGGGGAGAAAAATATCCTCCCCATAATCTGGACAATCAAATTCCCATTAAAATTGCTGAGGAGCTGGGTATTCCATGTTTTAAACCCGGGATTGTGATGGAAGGAGGCGCTGTGGAATTTAACGGAAAGGGTACCTTGCTGACCTCTGAAGCATGTCTGCTGAATGAAAATAGAAATCCTCACCTGAAACAGGATCAAATAGAGCGGTACCTGCAGGATTATTATGGAGTGAAACAAATCCTCTGGGTAGGAGATGGGATTGTCGGTGATGACACGGATGGGCATATCGATGATATCACCCGCTTTGTCAGTGAAGACACGGTGGTAACCGCAGTGGAAAAAAACAGAGCCGATGAGAATTACACCTTACTTCAGGAGAATTTGGACCGACTTCATAAAATGAGGTTGGCTGATGGAAAACAGCTCAATATTGTAGAATTGCCTATGCCTGCACCTGTGATCTGGGATGATCAGCGGCTTCCTGCTTCTTATGCCAATTTCTATATTTCAAATCATGCGGTGGTAGTTCCTACTTTCAGGGATGCCCATGATCAGGTAGCCCTGGATATTATTTCTGATTGTTTTCCGGATCGAAAGGTAGTAGGAGTAGACTCTACTGACATTATCTGGGGTTTGGGCAGTTTTCATTGCCTGAGTCAGCAGGAGCCGTCGGTTTGACAAGTATTTTTCCTGCAAAAGCATAGCGGTGGAAAGATTTTTAGTGGTCTAAACCCTTGGGTTTAGGCCACTTTTCAGCGAATTATAATCTCAACCGGGCTTTAGTCAAATTAAACTTCATGGAGTTTTTATGAGAATATAAATGGTCTTGGTGAAAAACAAAGGATAAAAATCACAATCGCAAACCAGCCCAATAATTTCCTTTTCCCATCCAGTTCTTTCAATCCGGATACTTCAGGGTGTTTCAGTCCCATTACTCTTCCCAATAAGAAACCGTAGAATAGCCAGCCTTGGTATCCCTGCAAATCCGGATTGACATACGCCAAGGCATACTGTAAAGCCGCAATACTAAGAACAAGGGTTATTCTATTCTGTAGGCTTAATCCTGATTTCGCAAAACAAACAAAGAGAAAACCTATGTACAAAGGAATCCACAGCATGAGATCATTTAGGTCCGAATAAGGGCTAATCATTCCCATGCCGGCATACCCGACAAACAAAATGTATGCTGCCAGCGAGATCTCTTTGTGAAGTTTGGGGAAAAGGCCAAAAACCACATGTCCGCCATCAAGTTGGCCGATCGGAAGTAGATTCAAGGCCGTAAAAAACAACGCAAGAAAGCCTGCGAATAAATACGGGTAGTGGATCATTTCGGACATGGCCGGCAATCGGTCAGGATCGGCAAATAGTTCACCCAGTCCCCAAAAAAGCAGGTTATTTCCAAGTTCAAAATCCAGTGAGCCTTCTTCTACCTCAAAATCCGGATCAGCATACTCCGGGTGTATGGAATAAATATAGTCCGGTTCGGGAAGTGTGGTAAATCCATAGATAAGCACAATCAAGGCGATAAGAAACCCTGCCAAAGGGCCGGCAACTCCTATGTCAAAGAATTTCTTTCTGCTGTTGACAAAACCTTTCATCTGAATCACTGCGCCAAAAGTCCCGATAGTCGGAATTCCTATAAAACCCAACCAACCTGGAATGAAGAATGGCAGTGTACACTTTACTTTATGATAAATAGCCGTAAAAAAATGACCTAACTCATGGATAAGTAATATTCCTATAAAAGGCACAGAGAAGGCCATTGACTTCCGGAAATATTCCCAAGTAAGTAAGCTGTCTCCTTCACCAAGTACCGATTTTCCATATACCCACTCAGCCCCTGCCAGCGTGGTGGTAATTAGTGTGACGAGAAATAATATTCCGTGACGGAGGTAATCTTTTTTGCTATACATTCTTAAAATAATCGAAAATAACCTCAGTCCCCGTCACATGCACCGCTTGGATACCCACTGCTTTAGCTCCTTCCACATTGGCTGGCAAGTCATCAAAAAATATCACCCGATCTCCTGAAGTTCCCAGATCTACCAGCATTTTTTCATAGATCTCCGGAGAAGGTTTAGCCAACCCCATCTCATGGCTCAAAAACACCCAATCAAAAATCGGATCAAAATTTTCCAGACCATGGTCCTCTTTTAGAATCCTATTTACGGCACTGATATGAATCGAATTTGTATTGCTCAATACGCCTACTTGAAATTTTTCTCTCAATTTTGAAATTAATTTCAATCTTTCCGGAGGAATTTTTAGCAGCAAATCATTCCATAATTCATCTACTTTTTCGTCCTCCCAATCCTGCTGGAAATATCTTCTGACCTCATCTCTAAACTGGCCTGAGTTGATTCTTCCTACCTCATAATCCTTGTGGAAATCAGTTAGATAAAACCCATTCACTTTGTTATGTAAATCAACAGAAATCTCTTGACTGATACGCCTCATTGCTCTGCGGTAATCGAGATCAATGATGACATTGCCTAAGTCAAAAATCAAAAAGTCTGCATCGGGAGCATTTTTCATGCGAAATAGAGGTTGTGTATTTGCATTCAAATATGTAACATTGCACTCCCAAAACCAAGGTTTACGGCGAATACAAGCTAAAAATTGAGGTTTTTCAAGTAAAGGGCCTATAGCTCATTCGGTTAGAGCAACTGACTCATAATCAGTAGGTGCCTGGTTCGAATCCAGGTGGGCCCACTTTATTATCAAGCACTTAGCATTTTTTTGCTAAGTGCTTTTTTATTTGCATGCCATTTGCACAAAAAAATATTTTAAGATAAGCCTTAGGCATAGAATTTCCGGAGCACTACAAGGACGTGGAAAACCTCTACCTCGAGAATTATGAAAATTTAGGCTACCGCAACTACAATCAGCTGAAGGAGAACGGAATTCAGATCCGGAAGAGCGAACGGGGGTGAAATTCGAAGAATTGACCAAGGTGATTTTTAAAGTTTTGGCACTCAATGTGGATGACAAAAGCATGTGCTTCAAAAGTCTGTGTTGACAGGTGAAGTATGGTTTCGTTGGCTGATAGTGTTATATATATCCAAAGCAGCACGCCAACCGATATAATTTCGTAGAATAATAGTAATTGATTTATAAGTATTTAGTTATTAAGGCCTTCGAGCCACCTCAGAAATTCGCTAGCCTTCGCTTTACTGACCACAATAGCTTCGGGGGTGTCTACGCTGAGTTTTGTAACGAGTTTGCGCGAAAAATGCCGTTCAATACTCGCAACGAATTTCTTGTTTATGAGGTATTGGCGATTGGCCCGGTAAAATAGTTCTGGGTCAAGTATCCGTTCTACTTCATCTAGGCTGGAGGCAAAAAAGAAACACTGGTTTGTCTGGGTGGTTATTTTAACTATTGTTTTGTCAAGATAGAAATAAGCGATGTCCTTCACTCGAAGAGGGATAATCTTTTCCTTATATTCTACGAGTAGTGTTGTTTTGAACACATTTTTCAGGTGAGAGGATATCTTTCCAAGGGCTCGCGCGGCACTTGCCGGCTCAAATGCGGTCTTCATCTGGTGATACTGGGCCAGTGCAGTTGCGACCTTTTCACTGGTGATCGGTTTCAGGATGTAACTCACCGCATTCGTTTCAAAAGCCTCCATCATAAACTCGTCGAAAGCGGTAC contains:
- a CDS encoding RidA family protein, which encodes MKPETFLILFAILLSNLGMAQSNIKKDKWHWNNTEQDTIAGYAQVIKVDNILYISGAVTTELTPKGIEGVYSALESSLKNYGATFQNVVKENLYTTDIETMKKYNQARKKYYKNDFPAATWVQVDRLYMESAKLEVELIAHLPK
- a CDS encoding small multi-drug export protein; its protein translation is MLLDLLTAMLWSISPFGEAKVGIPYALLKGVNIYLAFLCCFLANVLIFPIMNFFFDVINRYFLKWYYYKKAAIFVGRRAKAGAGKNVKKYGFWGLMVFVAMPFPGTGVYVGTIAAYLFGLERKKAFFANAIGIFISCVIVWVATLTAMQGFNN
- a CDS encoding agmatine/peptidylarginine deiminase codes for the protein MTDIFALATSVEKTPAELGYYFPAEFAWHTATWLSWPHKEGSWPGKLETIFAPYSEFIKYVALGEIVNINVSDQAMKDFALLHLEQAGVNLANICFHFFPTNDAWCRDHGPAFLINPDAEVKKVLVKWNYNAWGEKYPPHNLDNQIPIKIAEELGIPCFKPGIVMEGGAVEFNGKGTLLTSEACLLNENRNPHLKQDQIERYLQDYYGVKQILWVGDGIVGDDTDGHIDDITRFVSEDTVVTAVEKNRADENYTLLQENLDRLHKMRLADGKQLNIVELPMPAPVIWDDQRLPASYANFYISNHAVVVPTFRDAHDQVALDIISDCFPDRKVVGVDSTDIIWGLGSFHCLSQQEPSV
- a CDS encoding site-2 protease family protein, with protein sequence MYSKKDYLRHGILFLVTLITTTLAGAEWVYGKSVLGEGDSLLTWEYFRKSMAFSVPFIGILLIHELGHFFTAIYHKVKCTLPFFIPGWLGFIGIPTIGTFGAVIQMKGFVNSRKKFFDIGVAGPLAGFLIALIVLIYGFTTLPEPDYIYSIHPEYADPDFEVEEGSLDFELGNNLLFWGLGELFADPDRLPAMSEMIHYPYLFAGFLALFFTALNLLPIGQLDGGHVVFGLFPKLHKEISLAAYILFVGYAGMGMISPYSDLNDLMLWIPLYIGFLFVCFAKSGLSLQNRITLVLSIAALQYALAYVNPDLQGYQGWLFYGFLLGRVMGLKHPEVSGLKELDGKRKLLGWFAIVIFILCFSPRPFIFS
- a CDS encoding HAD family phosphatase, with the protein product MKNAPDADFLIFDLGNVIIDLDYRRAMRRISQEISVDLHNKVNGFYLTDFHKDYEVGRINSGQFRDEVRRYFQQDWEDEKVDELWNDLLLKIPPERLKLISKLREKFQVGVLSNTNSIHISAVNRILKEDHGLENFDPIFDWVFLSHEMGLAKPSPEIYEKMLVDLGTSGDRVIFFDDLPANVEGAKAVGIQAVHVTGTEVIFDYFKNV
- a CDS encoding carbon-nitrogen hydrolase, producing the protein MANKTVKVGLVQLSCSPDVSENMTKTIAGVREAAAKGAQVVILQELFRSLYFCDVEDYENFKLAEVIPGPSTEILGDLSKELGVVIVASLFEKRAEGLYHNTTAVLDADGAYLGKYRKMHIPDDPGYYEKFYFTPGDLGYKVFHTKFGNIGVLICWDQWYPEAARITALKGADFLVYPTAIGWHKDQAPDVNDEQYGAWQTIQRSHAVANGIPVISVNRCGNEGDMKFWGGSFVANPFGRVIFKASHDEEQIHVEELDFAKSDQYRTHWPFLRDRRIDSYQPITKRFLDEE
- a CDS encoding LytTR family DNA-binding domain-containing protein, yielding MNVLIIEDEKKAAKELERILYEIDGDLSVAAILDSVEQGVSYLSKEPPIDLIFSDIQLADGMCFEIYNQVTISSPIVFCTAFDEFMMEAFETNAVSYILKPITSEKVATALAQYHQMKTAFEPASAARALGKISSHLKNVFKTTLLVEYKEKIIPLRVKDIAYFYLDKTIVKITTQTNQCFFFASSLDEVERILDPELFYRANRQYLINKKFVASIERHFSRKLVTKLSVDTPEAIVVSKAKASEFLRWLEGLNN